From a single Rutidosis leptorrhynchoides isolate AG116_Rl617_1_P2 chromosome 5, CSIRO_AGI_Rlap_v1, whole genome shotgun sequence genomic region:
- the LOC139850209 gene encoding protein DETOXIFICATION 56-like, with product MEEKTPLRQPKGFVEMATSEVKMQLPIVLPFVVMNLSWFAKIAITSAFLGRLGELELASGTLGFMFANVTGFSVMNGLCGAMEPICGQAYGANNFKLLHKTLAMMVSLLLLTSFVSCFLWLNVDKILIHFGQQEDISIEAKKYLFYLLPDLIFTSFLCPLKSYLSSQGVTLPIMFTSVLAVVLHVPANIFLSKTRGFEGVSMAIWITDLVMVILLAVYVAVVEFKKGGTWKEGGWSEQGFEDWVRLLKLCGPCCLTMCLEWWCYEILVLLTGRLPNAKQAVSIIAIALNFDYLLFAVMLSLATCASIRVSNELGANEVGTAYKSAYISLGLGSVMGLVGGSVTVLARCNWGGLFSHDKGILKGASNAMLWMGLLEVVNFPLAVCGGIVRGTARPWLGTYANITGFYVLALPLGVMLAFKVHMGLNGLLIGFIVGIFGCLILLLIFISRIHWFEEAEKAQRLAAKT from the coding sequence ATGGAAGAAAAAACCCCCTTGAGGCAACCCAAAGGATTCGTCGAAATGGCAACCTCGGAGGTGAAAATGCAGCTACCGATTGTGTTACCATTTGTCGTGATGAACTTGAGTTGGTTTGCAAAGATAGCCATCACAAGTGCGTTTCTTGGTCGGCTGGGTGAGTTGGAGTTAGCCAGTGGGACTCTTGGGTTCATGTTTGCAAACGTGACCGGTTTCTCGGTAATGAATGGTTTATGTGGTGCAATGGAGCCCATTTGTGGTCAAGCTTATGGAGCCAATAACTTCAAATTACTTCACAAGACTCTTGCTATGATGGTTTCTTTGCTTCTGTTAACATCATTTGTTTCTTGCTTTTTGTGGCTAAATGTTGATAAAATCTTGATTCATTTTGGACAACAAGAAGATATTTCTATTGAAGCAAAAAAGTATTTGTTTTATCTTCTTCCTGATTTGATCTTCACTTCATTTTTGTGTCCTCTTAAATCTTATTTAAGTTCACAAGGTGTAACGCTCCCGATCATGTTCACGTCTGTTCTTGCGGTCGTGCTACATGTTCCGGCTAACATTTTTCTTTCAAAAACTCGCGGTTTTGAAGGTGTGTCGATGGCCATTTGGATCACCGATCTGGTGATGGTCATTCTACTAGCGGTCTATGTGGCGGTAGTGGAGTTCAAAAAGGGCGGTACGTGGAAAGAAGGCGGTTGGAGTGAACAGGGGTTTGAAGATTGGGTTCGGTTATTGAAACTTTGTGGGCCGTGTTGTCTTACGATGTGCCTCGAATGGTGGTGCTACGAAATCTTGGTGTTACTAACCGGGAGGCTTCCAAATGCTAAACAAGCGGTTAGCATAATCGCAATTGCACTCAACTTCGACTATCTACTTTTTGCTGTAATGCTTTCGTTAGCCACGTGTGCGTCCATTCGTGTTTCGAATGAGCTAGGTGCTAACGAGGTAGGAACAGCTTACAAGTCGGCTTACATTTCACTAGGATTAGGTTCGGTTATGGGTTTAGTTGGTGGTTCGGTCACGGTGTTGGCTAGATGCAACTGGGGTGGTTTGTTTAGCCATGATAAGGGCATTTTGAAAGGTGCGAGTAACGCAATGTTATGGATGGGTTTGTTGGAGGTCGTAAATTTCCCGTTGGCTGTTTGTGGTGGCATTGTGAGGGGAACCGCTAGACCTTGGTTGGGGACGTATGCAAACATCACCGGATTCTACGTATTAGCATTGCCTTTAGGTGTAATGTTAGCATTTAAGGTTCATATGGGACTCAATGGACTGTTGATAGGGTTCATAGTCGGTATATTCGGttgtttaattttgttgttaataTTTATTTCGAGGATACACTGGTTCGAAGAAGCTGAAAAGGCACAAAGACTTGCTGCGAAAACATAG